From the Winogradskyella forsetii genome, the window AAGGCTTGTTTATTGTGTACACCATAATCTTTAAACCGCTTTCCTTTAAAACCCGCCTTTTCAATAAGCCAACCAGCTGGAATTTTTACGGCTGCTTCTGATATTTTATAGGAAGGTACATCTGGAAAATTACCTTCTAATTCCTGGAATTCTTCAGCCGAAATTATTGGATTCTTAAAAAAACTGCCACTATTTCCAATCTCTTTAGGATCTGGTAATTTACTTTGTCTAATGGCGATTACAGCATTCGAAATGTCTTGGATGGTTGGATTTTCAACACCATTGGATTCCAATTCGTTTTTAATAATACCATAATCGGTGTGTAATTGATGATTAACTTTAGTCAGTTCAAGGTTGACGCTTGTAATGATATATTGGCCTTTCAGATTTTGTTTGAAAACAGATTCCCTATACCCAAAATTGCAATCCGATTTAGAAAAAGTTTTTAACGATTGATTAGCTATGTTTATGGCTTCACAACTCACAAAAATATCTTTCAACTCCACGCCGTAAGCACCAATATTCTGAATAGGGGCCGTGCCAATATTGCCAGGAATTAAGGATAAATTTTCAATGCCTCCATAGTTGCGCTCCAAACACCACAATACAAAATTGTGCCAGTTTTCGCCAGCCATAGCTTTTACAATGACCGTGTTTTCAGTTTCACTTACAACTTCAATACCTTTTAAGTTAATATGAAGCACCAGAGCTTCGATGTCTTTAGTTA encodes:
- the murB gene encoding UDP-N-acetylmuramate dehydrogenase — its product is MSIIKNASLKPYNTFGIEAKAQSYCDVTSIKTLKSVLKDYHQKPLFVLSGGSNMLLTKDIEALVLHINLKGIEVVSETENTVIVKAMAGENWHNFVLWCLERNYGGIENLSLIPGNIGTAPIQNIGAYGVELKDIFVSCEAINIANQSLKTFSKSDCNFGYRESVFKQNLKGQYIITSVNLELTKVNHQLHTDYGIIKNELESNGVENPTIQDISNAVIAIRQSKLPDPKEIGNSGSFFKNPIISAEEFQELEGNFPDVPSYKISEAAVKIPAGWLIEKAGFKGKRFKDYGVHNKQALVLVNYGNANGKEIFELAQLIQITVKRLFNINIETEVNII